Proteins encoded by one window of Amaranthus tricolor cultivar Red isolate AtriRed21 chromosome 4, ASM2621246v1, whole genome shotgun sequence:
- the LOC130811223 gene encoding monothiol glutaredoxin-S15, mitochondrial, with amino-acid sequence MAKSLSYMLMRNLANFSAARLSTQVSVSSYQNGMRFSTTLSNDPDTHEDFKPTSKLENSGLTTKDVVEQDVKENPVMIYMKGVPEMPRCGFSSLAVRVLKEYGVPFSSRNILEDMELKNAVKAYSHWPTFPQIFIKGEFIGGSDIILNMHQTGELEQKLKDIVAGQQKAE; translated from the exons AAGTCATTATCTTATATGCTGATGAGGAACCTTGCAAATTTTTCGGCTGCTCGTTTGAGCACTCAA GTATCTGTGTCTTCTTATCAAAATGGAATGAGATTTTCAACTACTTTATCAAACGATCCTGACACACATGAAGATTTCAAGCCAACCAGTAAGCTTGAGAATTCAGGCCTTACTACTAAAGATGTTGTTGAGCAG GATGTGAAGGAGAATCctgttatgatttatatgaaGGGGGTTCCAGAAATGCCTAGATGCGGCTTTAGTTCTCTTGCAGTGAGGGTGCTGAAGGAGTATG GTGTTCCTTTTAGTTCGAGGAATATTTTGGAAGACATGGAGTTGAAGAATGCTGTCAAAGCCTACAG CCACTGGCCTACCTTTCCACAAATATTTATCAAAGGAGAGTTCATCGGAGGATCAGATATCATTCTCAACATGCATCAG ACTGGTGAATTGGAGCAAAAGCTCAAGGATATTGTTGCAGGCCAGCAGAAAGCAGAATGA